A window of the Euzebyales bacterium genome harbors these coding sequences:
- the pruA gene encoding L-glutamate gamma-semialdehyde dehydrogenase, which yields MASSILDVPEPINEPVRSYAPGTAERDALAAELRAVAAEVVEAPHVIAGEDEHADETFAVRAPHRTDLHLADVHQATTRHTEAAVAAAKAASASWSTTSFEERAAIFLRAADLLAGPWRDRINATTILGQSKSWHQAEIDAACEAIDFLRFNVAFAHQLLANQPLNADGLWNRMDYRPLEGFVLAITPFNFTAIALNLPTAPAIMGNTVVWKPSEKQALAAHWTMRVLMEAGLPPGVINLVHGDGGLVSDVAMHDEAFAGLHFTGSSKVLQGLWQQAAERLDMYRAFPRIVGESGGKDFVVAHPSAKVDELIVALGRGAFEYQGQKCSAASRAYIPRSLWDGVRDGIADLASAIPMGDVADPTVFCGAVIDRAAFEKHTDAIGAAVDDGAKTLVGGNTDDSEGWFVDPTVLVTEDPTSMTMATELFGPILTVYVYDDARWSDTLHLVDRTSPYALTGAVFAQDRAAVVDASQTLRHAAGNFYINDKPTGSVVGQQPFGGARRSGTNDKAGSIFNLQRWVSPRTIKETFVPPTDWRYPHLAE from the coding sequence ATGGCCAGCAGCATCCTTGACGTACCCGAGCCGATCAACGAGCCGGTGCGGTCGTACGCGCCGGGAACCGCCGAGCGTGACGCACTCGCAGCCGAGCTGCGCGCGGTCGCGGCCGAGGTCGTCGAGGCGCCGCACGTCATCGCGGGCGAGGACGAGCATGCGGACGAGACCTTCGCCGTCCGCGCGCCGCACCGCACCGATCTGCACCTCGCCGACGTCCACCAGGCGACGACTCGTCATACCGAGGCCGCCGTCGCCGCCGCCAAGGCCGCGTCAGCGTCGTGGTCGACGACATCGTTCGAGGAGCGGGCGGCCATCTTCCTGCGCGCGGCGGACCTGCTGGCGGGACCGTGGCGTGACCGCATCAACGCCACCACCATCCTCGGTCAGTCCAAGTCGTGGCACCAGGCCGAGATCGATGCGGCGTGCGAGGCGATCGACTTCCTCCGCTTCAACGTCGCCTTCGCCCACCAGCTGCTGGCGAACCAGCCGCTGAACGCCGACGGGTTGTGGAACCGCATGGACTACCGCCCGCTCGAGGGCTTCGTGCTGGCGATCACGCCCTTCAACTTCACCGCCATCGCGCTCAACCTGCCGACCGCGCCCGCGATCATGGGCAACACCGTCGTCTGGAAGCCGTCGGAGAAGCAGGCGCTCGCGGCCCACTGGACGATGCGCGTGCTGATGGAGGCCGGGCTGCCGCCCGGCGTCATCAACCTGGTGCACGGCGACGGAGGTCTCGTCAGCGACGTCGCCATGCACGACGAGGCGTTCGCAGGTCTGCACTTCACGGGGTCGTCGAAGGTCCTCCAGGGCCTGTGGCAGCAGGCGGCGGAACGGCTCGACATGTACCGGGCCTTCCCGCGCATCGTCGGCGAGAGCGGCGGCAAGGACTTCGTGGTCGCGCATCCGTCGGCGAAGGTCGACGAACTGATCGTGGCACTCGGCCGCGGCGCGTTCGAGTACCAGGGGCAGAAGTGCTCAGCCGCCAGCCGCGCCTACATCCCCCGGAGCCTGTGGGACGGCGTCCGCGACGGGATCGCCGATCTCGCGTCGGCGATCCCCATGGGTGATGTCGCCGACCCGACCGTGTTCTGCGGGGCGGTCATCGACCGGGCGGCGTTCGAGAAGCACACCGACGCGATCGGTGCAGCCGTGGACGACGGTGCGAAGACGTTGGTGGGTGGCAACACAGACGACAGCGAGGGCTGGTTCGTGGACCCGACGGTGCTCGTGACCGAAGACCCGACCTCCATGACGATGGCCACCGAGCTGTTCGGACCGATCCTGACCGTCTACGTCTACGACGACGCGCGCTGGAGCGACACGCTGCACCTCGTGGACCGCACAAGCCCTTATGCTCTGACTGGTGCGGTGTTCGCTCAGGACCGCGCCGCCGTGGTCGATGCCAGCCAGACGCTGCGCCACGCCGCCGGCAACTTCTACATCAACGACAAGCCGACGGGATCCGTCGTCGGCCAGCAGCCGTTCGGTGGTGCCCGCCGATCGGGCACCAATGACAAGGCCGGATCGATCTTCAACCTCCAACGGTGGGTCAGCCCACGCACGATCAAGGAGACCTTCGTGCCGCCGACCGACTGGCGCTACCCGCACCTCGCGGAGTGA
- a CDS encoding DMT family transporter: MTADRIRSAARRYPLVLVAAGVLLYSTGPVMVQASGVSGPVFSFWRLWIGVVTLGVLTVLQVRAGEQWPRAHQWRVAVWAGVAFGMHQLLLFTAIRVTTVVDVTLVAALAPVVTAVGARWMFGERPGRGFWGWAAVAIAGAALLAVAASSAPTGNVAGMAMALGNVVAFAAFFLLSKRGRDHLAVVPFLFGTITVAATVVSAFVLATGAPALQVEVTDLLLAAGVAIGPGTVGHFVMTWPLRYVPATIPPIMRLAQPFIAGGLAWWLLSEPLYWRHLFAGALVVVGAAGTVLSSEGRRLRAVARGQVDDVPRAA; the protein is encoded by the coding sequence GTGACCGCCGACCGCATCCGGTCGGCGGCACGGCGCTACCCGCTGGTCCTGGTCGCGGCGGGGGTGTTGCTGTACTCGACCGGCCCCGTGATGGTGCAGGCGTCCGGCGTGTCCGGACCGGTGTTCAGCTTCTGGCGGCTGTGGATCGGCGTGGTCACGCTGGGCGTCCTGACGGTTCTCCAGGTGCGCGCCGGCGAGCAGTGGCCGCGCGCGCACCAGTGGCGGGTGGCGGTGTGGGCCGGGGTCGCGTTCGGTATGCACCAGTTGCTGCTGTTCACCGCGATCCGCGTCACGACCGTCGTCGATGTCACCCTCGTCGCGGCGCTCGCGCCGGTCGTCACTGCGGTCGGCGCCCGCTGGATGTTCGGCGAACGTCCCGGGCGCGGGTTCTGGGGATGGGCGGCCGTCGCGATCGCCGGCGCCGCGCTGCTGGCCGTGGCTGCCTCGTCGGCGCCAACCGGCAACGTCGCGGGGATGGCCATGGCGCTCGGCAATGTGGTCGCCTTCGCGGCGTTCTTCCTGCTGTCCAAACGGGGGCGCGACCACCTCGCCGTCGTGCCGTTCCTGTTCGGCACCATCACCGTCGCGGCAACGGTCGTCAGTGCCTTCGTGCTCGCAACCGGGGCGCCGGCCCTGCAGGTGGAGGTCACGGACCTGTTGCTGGCCGCTGGCGTCGCCATCGGCCCCGGGACGGTCGGCCACTTCGTCATGACGTGGCCACTGCGCTACGTCCCGGCGACGATCCCGCCCATCATGCGTCTCGCCCAGCCCTTCATCGCGGGCGGGCTCGCATGGTGGTTGCTGAGCGAGCCACTGTACTGGCGCCATCTGTTCGCGGGCGCGCTGGTCGTCGTCGGTGCTGCCGGTACGGTGCTGTCATCCGAGGGCCGACGGCTGCGCGCGGTGGCGCGCGGGCAGGTGGACGACGTCCCGCGGGCGGCGTGA
- a CDS encoding YbhB/YbcL family Raf kinase inhibitor-like protein, translating into MAEFRLTSPAFQHDEDLPDRFSADGGNVSPPLEWYGVPEQAKELVLICDDPDAEVGVFTHWIVYGIAAHETQLPEGVPRDAVIDEPVELMQGLNEFDEAGYTGPTLGDELEETLPHRYFFRLFALDTEIDLPPGARRDEIRRASVGHVVGTAELVVIA; encoded by the coding sequence ATGGCGGAGTTCCGCCTGACGAGTCCTGCGTTCCAGCACGACGAAGATCTGCCAGACCGCTTCTCCGCTGACGGTGGCAACGTGTCGCCTCCCCTCGAGTGGTACGGCGTGCCCGAGCAGGCCAAGGAGCTCGTGCTGATCTGCGACGACCCGGATGCCGAGGTGGGGGTGTTCACCCACTGGATCGTGTACGGCATCGCCGCGCACGAGACCCAGCTGCCCGAGGGCGTGCCACGCGATGCGGTGATCGACGAGCCGGTCGAGCTGATGCAGGGACTCAACGAGTTCGACGAGGCCGGCTACACCGGCCCGACGCTGGGCGACGAGCTCGAGGAGACACTGCCCCACCGTTACTTCTTCCGCCTCTTCGCGCTCGACACGGAGATCGATCTGCCACCGGGTGCGCGTCGCGACGAGATCCGTCGCGCCTCGGTCGGGCACGTGGTCGGCACCGCCGAACTCGTTGTGATCGCGTGA
- the serB gene encoding phosphoserine phosphatase SerB, with protein sequence MADASALLITVTGRDHPGITATLCAVLEEHAARIIDMEQVVIHDRLILGILVSLTGDEALLRSDVAAIADEMAVHIEVEQMASRRAGSPVGRHSVVILGQPLRPSAVAALTAVIAEQGANIDRIERLSRYPITSFELTVSGADGPSLRDGLATEAAHQRVDVAVQAANLYRRAKRLIVIDVDSTLVQGEAIELLAEELGCADKVREITTRAMEGELDFEESLRERVQLLAGCPLEVLDRVRGRLRLTPGAPLLARTLRRLGFVTAIVSGGFTQIVEPIRDDLGLDHVVANELEIADGRLTGNLLGDIVDRRGKAAALRDLAAQTGVPINQTVAVGDGANDLDMLRAAGLGIAFNAKPVLREAADTTVNVPYLDAILFLLGITREEIDAADADAVNAR encoded by the coding sequence GTGGCTGACGCGAGTGCTCTGCTGATCACGGTGACCGGACGGGACCATCCGGGCATCACCGCCACCCTGTGCGCCGTGCTCGAGGAGCACGCCGCGCGGATCATCGACATGGAGCAGGTGGTCATCCATGACCGACTGATCCTGGGCATCCTCGTGTCGTTGACCGGGGACGAGGCGCTGCTGCGCAGCGACGTCGCCGCCATCGCCGACGAGATGGCGGTGCACATCGAGGTCGAGCAGATGGCGTCGCGACGCGCCGGCAGCCCGGTCGGCCGCCACTCGGTCGTGATCCTCGGACAGCCGTTGCGGCCGTCGGCCGTTGCGGCGCTGACGGCGGTCATCGCCGAGCAGGGTGCCAACATCGACCGGATCGAACGCCTGTCGCGCTACCCCATCACCAGCTTCGAGCTCACCGTGTCCGGCGCCGACGGACCGTCGTTGCGCGACGGGCTGGCGACCGAGGCCGCCCACCAGCGCGTCGACGTCGCCGTGCAGGCGGCGAACCTGTACCGCCGCGCGAAGCGCTTGATCGTCATCGACGTCGACTCCACGTTGGTGCAGGGCGAGGCGATCGAACTGCTGGCCGAGGAGCTCGGCTGTGCCGACAAGGTGCGCGAGATCACCACGCGGGCCATGGAGGGCGAGCTCGACTTCGAGGAGTCGCTGCGCGAACGGGTGCAGCTGTTGGCCGGCTGCCCGCTCGAGGTGCTCGATCGTGTTCGCGGCCGACTGCGCCTCACACCGGGTGCGCCCCTGCTCGCCCGGACCCTGCGTCGCCTTGGCTTCGTGACCGCCATCGTCAGCGGAGGGTTCACCCAGATCGTCGAGCCGATCCGCGACGACCTCGGCCTCGACCACGTTGTGGCCAACGAGTTGGAGATCGCCGACGGCCGGCTGACGGGCAACCTTCTCGGCGACATCGTCGACCGCAGAGGCAAGGCGGCCGCGCTGCGCGACCTCGCCGCGCAGACCGGCGTGCCGATCAACCAGACGGTTGCGGTCGGTGACGGCGCCAACGACCTGGACATGCTCCGCGCGGCCGGCCTCGGCATCGCGTTCAATGCCAAGCCCGTGCTGCGGGAAGCGGCGGACACGACCGTCAACGTGCCGTATCTTGATGCGATCCTGTTCCTGCTGGGCATCACCCGGGAGGAGATCGACGCCGCCGACGCGGACGCGGTCAACGCCCGCTGA
- a CDS encoding prolyl oligopeptidase family serine peptidase: MTDRAAATPPPWQQRFRAVRHSLPVWARGAPERSAYSTNVSGVRQVWSWDLSTDKHTPITDRPTGVRWGVPLPDGGGIVWFSDDHGDEVGQFVISPFDGGDAEPLAPAVPAGWSAGLSLRARRHAFGRADADGFSIVVVEAGDATVIITRTSPVSVGGLSADAELLALSDTSHGDTLHPTVQVADTAGQIVATAYDGLGNTVDPAGWSPVEGDQRLALVADRTGRRIVEVWDVASDIRTRCDVDVPGELDVEDWWPNGSALLLAHEYRGRRTLLRYDIAGGRVADVELGPGTVGAARVRPDDTLWYVFESSAHAPTVRSRAGHDDRVLLSAPGTPAPDGVPARSIDYLNDDGDMVHAFLSLPPGEPPFPLVVDVHGGPHAQVGDEFDPTVQAWVDHGFAVLSPNYRGSTGYGKRWQDALEGDPGRPEVVDLRAGRDHLVASGVADPDRIVLTGASWGGYLTLQGIGTVPDAWSAAVAVVPVADYLAAYEDESPALREFDHGLFKGTPDERGDLYRERSPITYAHQVTVPVLIITGANDTRCPRRQVDNYVAALREHGVACDYDVFEAGHGSMAIAENIRQQALALDFVARHLRTPAAQR; encoded by the coding sequence GTGACCGATCGGGCTGCTGCCACACCACCGCCGTGGCAGCAGCGGTTCCGGGCCGTGCGCCACAGCCTGCCGGTGTGGGCACGCGGAGCTCCGGAGCGGTCGGCCTACAGCACCAACGTCTCGGGCGTGCGCCAGGTCTGGTCATGGGATCTGTCAACCGACAAGCACACACCGATCACGGACCGGCCCACAGGTGTCCGATGGGGTGTGCCGCTGCCGGACGGCGGCGGCATCGTGTGGTTCTCCGACGATCACGGCGACGAGGTCGGGCAGTTCGTGATCTCACCGTTCGATGGCGGTGACGCCGAACCGTTGGCCCCCGCGGTGCCGGCCGGGTGGTCGGCCGGCCTGTCACTGCGCGCGCGGCGCCACGCGTTCGGTCGCGCCGACGCGGACGGCTTCTCGATCGTGGTCGTCGAGGCCGGGGACGCGACGGTCATCATCACCCGCACCAGCCCGGTGTCGGTCGGTGGTCTGTCCGCCGACGCCGAGCTGCTCGCGCTGTCGGACACCTCCCACGGCGACACGTTGCATCCGACCGTCCAGGTGGCGGACACCGCCGGGCAGATCGTCGCGACCGCGTACGACGGGCTTGGCAACACCGTCGACCCTGCGGGCTGGTCGCCGGTGGAGGGTGACCAACGCCTCGCGCTGGTGGCTGACCGCACCGGACGGCGGATCGTCGAGGTCTGGGACGTCGCCTCCGACATCCGCACACGGTGCGATGTCGACGTTCCCGGGGAGCTCGACGTCGAGGACTGGTGGCCAAATGGTTCAGCGTTGCTGCTCGCACACGAGTACCGCGGCCGCCGGACCCTGCTGCGCTACGACATCGCGGGCGGACGGGTCGCTGACGTCGAGCTCGGACCGGGCACGGTCGGTGCTGCTCGGGTCCGACCGGACGACACCCTGTGGTACGTCTTCGAGTCGTCGGCGCACGCGCCGACGGTCCGCTCGCGCGCCGGGCACGACGATCGCGTGCTGCTGTCCGCCCCGGGCACACCGGCGCCAGACGGTGTGCCCGCCCGGTCGATCGACTACCTCAACGATGACGGCGACATGGTTCACGCGTTCCTGTCGCTGCCACCGGGCGAGCCGCCGTTCCCCCTCGTCGTCGACGTGCACGGTGGTCCCCACGCCCAGGTCGGCGACGAGTTCGACCCGACGGTGCAGGCGTGGGTCGACCACGGATTCGCCGTCCTGAGTCCGAACTACCGCGGGTCGACGGGCTACGGCAAGCGGTGGCAGGATGCCCTGGAGGGCGATCCGGGCCGCCCTGAGGTCGTCGATCTGCGCGCCGGTCGCGACCACCTCGTCGCGTCCGGCGTGGCGGACCCGGATCGGATCGTGCTGACCGGCGCCTCGTGGGGTGGGTACCTGACGCTGCAGGGCATCGGAACGGTGCCCGACGCCTGGTCCGCGGCGGTGGCGGTGGTTCCAGTCGCGGACTACCTGGCGGCGTACGAGGACGAGTCGCCGGCACTGCGCGAGTTCGACCATGGCCTGTTCAAAGGCACGCCCGACGAGCGCGGTGACCTGTACCGCGAGCGGTCGCCGATCACCTACGCGCATCAGGTGACCGTTCCGGTGCTGATCATCACGGGCGCCAACGACACGCGGTGTCCGCGCCGGCAGGTCGACAACTACGTGGCGGCGCTCCGAGAGCACGGTGTCGCGTGCGACTACGACGTGTTCGAGGCCGGCCACGGCTCGATGGCGATCGCCGAGAACATCCGGCAGCAGGCGCTGGCACTCGACTTCGTCGCCCGGCACCTGCGCACCCCCGCCGCGCAGCGCTGA
- a CDS encoding MarP family serine protease gives MLNGFDYLLLIVLVAVCVRGGRLGGLSQVASYGIAAVGLLVGAVIAPGVAALLADGPGPTLSLLTLTILLVCLLAAQSVGIAIGIRLRRAAARAGAGGVDAAAGIGVAALSLVLAVWLLAAPLSRGPFQSLANTLRDSRLVNLISDAFPAPPDVIARVGTYLDQQGFPEVFSDFQPDVTAPPAPTPRGSVVAAAQAAAERSVVQVEAAGCDSISSGSGFVTRPGVVVTNAHVVAGGESIAVRDPRGRRPARVVLFDPRLDLAVLSAPSLRAPALPWVGEVPDRGLTGATLGFSGGSHRLTVKPAAVRRRVRAQGRDIYGRQSVRREVLILADPVTRGDSGGPFVTADGEVAGVVFAAAVDDPSTGYALAADSIRDIVAEGAGRTRPVDTGACRFD, from the coding sequence ATGTTGAACGGGTTCGACTACCTGCTGCTGATCGTGCTGGTCGCCGTGTGCGTGCGCGGGGGGCGCCTCGGCGGGCTGTCTCAGGTGGCGTCGTACGGCATCGCGGCCGTCGGCCTGCTCGTGGGCGCGGTGATCGCGCCCGGCGTGGCGGCACTGCTGGCGGACGGGCCGGGCCCGACCCTGTCGTTGCTCACCCTGACGATCCTGCTGGTGTGCCTGCTCGCGGCGCAGTCGGTCGGCATCGCGATCGGTATCCGCCTGCGCCGTGCCGCCGCCCGGGCGGGCGCGGGCGGCGTCGACGCAGCCGCGGGGATCGGTGTCGCCGCGCTCAGCCTGGTGCTCGCGGTCTGGCTGCTGGCCGCACCACTGTCGCGTGGCCCGTTCCAGTCGCTGGCCAACACCCTGCGCGACTCCCGGCTGGTCAACCTCATCTCCGACGCCTTCCCGGCGCCACCGGATGTGATCGCCCGGGTCGGGACCTACCTCGACCAGCAGGGGTTCCCGGAGGTCTTCAGCGATTTCCAGCCGGACGTGACGGCTCCGCCCGCGCCGACCCCACGGGGCAGCGTCGTCGCGGCCGCGCAGGCGGCCGCAGAGCGCAGCGTCGTGCAGGTCGAGGCGGCCGGGTGCGACAGCATCTCGTCGGGCAGCGGGTTCGTGACCCGACCCGGCGTTGTCGTGACCAACGCCCATGTGGTCGCCGGTGGTGAGAGCATCGCGGTCCGCGACCCACGTGGGCGCCGTCCCGCACGGGTCGTGCTGTTCGATCCCCGCCTGGATCTGGCCGTGCTGTCAGCACCCAGCCTGCGTGCACCCGCGTTGCCATGGGTCGGTGAGGTGCCCGACCGCGGGCTCACGGGCGCGACGCTCGGGTTCTCGGGTGGCAGTCACCGGCTGACGGTCAAGCCGGCTGCGGTGCGGCGGCGTGTGCGGGCGCAGGGCCGCGACATCTACGGGCGCCAGAGCGTCCGCCGAGAGGTGCTCATCCTCGCCGACCCGGTCACGCGCGGCGATTCGGGCGGGCCGTTCGTCACCGCTGACGGCGAGGTCGCGGGCGTGGTGTTCGCGGCCGCCGTGGACGACCCCAGCACCGGCTACGCGCTGGCGGCCGACTCGATCCGCGACATCGTGGCCGAGGGCGCCGGGCGCACACGCCCCGTCGACACCGGAGCCTGCCGGTTCGACTGA
- a CDS encoding DNA starvation/stationary phase protection protein has protein sequence MSSKYTVPGMDTADAERVIETLQHRLTALLDLQLTLKHIHWNVVGPTFIGVHEMLDPQVDAVRTMTDDVAERIATMGGQPVGTPGFVAKNRAWDDYDLMRATTDEHLAALDVVYTGVIGDHRKAIAEFDDLDLVSQDMIIAQTEQLEMFQWFVRAHLEDSSGQLRHAGATTEQGAADAVG, from the coding sequence ATGTCTTCGAAGTACACGGTCCCCGGCATGGACACAGCCGACGCCGAGCGTGTCATCGAAACCCTCCAGCACAGGTTGACGGCACTGCTCGACCTCCAGTTGACCCTCAAGCACATCCACTGGAACGTGGTCGGGCCGACCTTCATCGGCGTCCACGAAATGCTCGATCCCCAGGTCGACGCTGTCCGGACGATGACCGATGACGTCGCCGAGCGCATCGCCACGATGGGTGGACAGCCGGTTGGCACCCCTGGGTTCGTCGCCAAGAACCGCGCGTGGGATGACTACGACCTGATGCGTGCGACCACCGACGAGCACCTGGCGGCGCTCGACGTGGTCTACACGGGCGTCATCGGCGACCATCGCAAGGCGATCGCCGAGTTCGACGACCTCGACCTGGTGTCGCAGGACATGATCATCGCCCAGACCGAACAGCTCGAGATGTTCCAGTGGTTCGTCCGAGCGCACCTCGAGGACTCCAGCGGTCAGCTGCGTCACGCGGGTGCGACGACCGAGCAGGGGGCGGCCGACGCCGTCGGATAG
- a CDS encoding 3-deoxy-7-phosphoheptulonate synthase class II: MTMRLDDTWTPTSWRRLHAAQQPDWPDLDHLERVLVGLDAQPPLVFAGEARRLRDELAQVARGDAFLLQGGDCAETFAAFSADAIRDKLKILLQMAVVLTYGAQLPVVKVGRIAGQFAKPRSSPTEQRGDEVLPTYRGDAVNDLAFSLDAREPDPDRLTRAYHQSSATLNLLRAFTRGGFADLEKVHLWNQEFVRNSRQGQRYAAVADEITRALRFLRACGVDVTNDPTFHTVDLWTSHESLLLNYEQALTRRDSLTGDWYDCSAHLLWIGERTRDPDGAHVHFLSGVGNPVGVKLGPTATVDEAVALAARLNPDNEPGRLTFIVRMGAAAAPDRLPALVRGVHRRGLSVVWSCDPMHGNTFVSGTGYKTRRFTDVLDELRTFFGVHAQEGTVPGGVHFELTGEDVTECLGGAQEIADAHLAHRYETACDPRLNNKQALELAFLLAEMLRDGA, encoded by the coding sequence ATGACCATGCGACTGGACGACACCTGGACACCCACGTCCTGGCGTCGACTTCACGCTGCGCAGCAGCCCGACTGGCCCGACCTCGACCATCTCGAACGCGTGCTGGTCGGCCTCGATGCCCAACCGCCGCTCGTGTTCGCGGGAGAGGCGCGCCGCCTGCGTGATGAGCTCGCCCAGGTCGCCCGCGGCGACGCGTTCCTGCTGCAGGGCGGCGACTGCGCGGAGACGTTCGCCGCCTTCTCAGCCGACGCCATCCGCGACAAGCTCAAGATCCTGCTGCAGATGGCGGTCGTGCTGACGTACGGCGCCCAGCTGCCAGTCGTGAAGGTCGGTCGCATCGCCGGACAGTTCGCCAAGCCCAGGTCGTCACCGACCGAGCAACGCGGCGACGAGGTGCTGCCGACCTACCGCGGCGACGCCGTCAACGACCTCGCGTTCTCGTTGGACGCGCGCGAGCCGGATCCCGATCGCCTCACCCGCGCCTACCACCAGTCGTCGGCGACGTTGAACCTGCTCCGCGCGTTCACCCGCGGCGGCTTCGCGGACCTCGAGAAGGTCCACCTGTGGAACCAGGAGTTCGTGCGCAACAGCCGACAGGGGCAGCGGTACGCCGCGGTCGCCGACGAGATCACCCGCGCGCTGCGGTTCCTGCGGGCCTGCGGCGTCGATGTCACCAACGACCCGACGTTCCACACCGTTGATCTGTGGACGTCCCACGAGTCGCTGCTGCTCAACTACGAGCAGGCACTGACCCGGCGGGACTCCCTGACCGGCGACTGGTACGACTGCAGCGCCCACCTGCTGTGGATCGGCGAGCGCACGCGCGATCCCGACGGCGCCCACGTGCACTTCCTGTCGGGCGTGGGCAACCCGGTAGGCGTCAAGCTCGGCCCGACCGCCACGGTCGACGAGGCGGTCGCGCTGGCGGCGCGGTTGAACCCGGACAACGAGCCGGGCAGGCTGACGTTCATCGTGCGCATGGGCGCAGCAGCGGCACCGGACCGCCTGCCCGCGCTGGTCCGGGGCGTGCACCGCCGCGGCCTGTCGGTCGTGTGGTCGTGCGACCCCATGCATGGCAACACGTTCGTCAGTGGGACGGGCTACAAGACCCGCCGGTTCACCGACGTGCTCGACGAGCTGCGGACGTTCTTCGGTGTGCACGCGCAGGAGGGCACGGTGCCCGGTGGCGTGCACTTCGAGCTGACCGGCGAGGACGTCACCGAGTGCCTCGGGGGCGCGCAGGAGATCGCCGACGCCCATCTGGCGCACCGGTACGAGACCGCGTGCGACCCGCGTCTGAACAACAAGCAGGCGCTCGAGCTCGCGTTCCTGCTGGCCGAGATGCTGCGCGACGGCGCCTGA
- a CDS encoding YegS/Rv2252/BmrU family lipid kinase, with product MTHPALLLTNSDAGTATEERITAVEAVLRDARDVTRRTCDDPTDLHDVLRRFDGDTVIVCGGDGSLHTLVNVLHDLDRLTDTTVGIVPLGTANDFAAGLGLPDDPVEAAKVCASGHATPTDALVTDDGEVVVNAAHAGIGAVASERARPLKPLTGALAYPLAALLTGATTAGQLVTVEIDDDVVHEGPALLTLVANGPSLGGQALLCPTADPRDGLLDLLVIGDVAIAARAALARDVQRGELTARDDVVGHRGHIVRIRGEAIDHSRDGELRHDIADATYRVRPGAWRVLHP from the coding sequence ATGACCCATCCTGCGCTGCTGCTGACCAACAGCGACGCGGGCACCGCGACCGAGGAGCGCATCACTGCGGTCGAAGCCGTGCTGCGCGACGCACGCGACGTCACACGGCGCACGTGTGACGACCCGACGGACCTGCACGACGTCCTCCGCCGGTTCGACGGCGACACCGTCATCGTGTGTGGCGGCGACGGCAGCCTGCACACGCTGGTCAACGTGCTCCACGATCTCGACCGCCTGACTGACACGACCGTCGGCATCGTGCCGCTGGGCACCGCCAACGACTTCGCGGCCGGGCTGGGACTGCCCGATGATCCGGTCGAGGCCGCCAAGGTCTGTGCGTCGGGTCATGCCACGCCGACGGATGCGCTCGTGACCGACGACGGTGAGGTGGTCGTCAATGCCGCGCACGCCGGCATCGGCGCCGTCGCCTCCGAGCGTGCGCGGCCGCTCAAGCCGCTCACGGGCGCACTTGCGTACCCGCTGGCGGCGTTGCTCACCGGCGCCACGACGGCCGGTCAGCTGGTGACGGTCGAGATCGACGACGACGTGGTGCACGAAGGACCGGCGCTGTTGACCCTGGTCGCCAACGGACCGAGCCTGGGCGGGCAGGCGCTGCTGTGCCCGACGGCCGATCCGCGCGACGGCCTGCTGGATCTGCTCGTGATCGGCGACGTGGCGATCGCCGCACGCGCCGCACTTGCACGCGACGTGCAGCGGGGCGAGCTCACCGCGCGTGACGACGTCGTCGGGCACCGGGGCCACATCGTCCGCATCCGTGGTGAGGCGATCGACCACAGCCGCGATGGCGAGCTCCGCCACGACATCGCGGACGCGACGTACCGGGTGCGGCCCGGAGCGTGGCGGGTGCTGCACCCGTAG